From Cryptococcus deuterogattii R265 chromosome 13, complete sequence:
CGAAGGAAGAATCGACGAAGCCCAAGGGTATTGGTGGTGGGAAGTTGGATGGGGATAGACCATTAGACGTAATGAAGAGCATTAGATTTCGATCTCTTTGCATACAACAGATATCATATCGAGATTTTGAACTATACAATTACACAGCTGACATTCAAGATTCCGCTATGCGTCATAACTTTACTATCGCTGATCACCCTGATCAAGTTTTTGAGGCATCTTACAGTCGCAGGGAAGAGAACTTATTAGCCCTTCTTTCTAGGTTCCAGGCGAATCTCACAATCGATATGCACGTATGGTTATTTGCATGGTTCATGACACCCTTTTTCGAGAGCGGGTTTCGATGCCGGGCTAATATCTATCTCCAACTCGAGCCTAGTATCGACTgtctgcttcttctgcttctctgTCTTGATATGATCTGTTAATGCCTAAAAAATCTCCCATAGTGCAGCCTTTGTCAATATCTTAGTAGACCACAGGCTAAACAGCAGTCTAAATGTCTGTTTGAATCTACTATGCTCCTATTTACCCTCTTCACTACCTCTTTGATCGTCTCAAGCCCTTCTCCATTAACTAGTCCTCAGCCTTTGCTCCTGCAAAGTCCTCACCGTGGGGGCCAAATAGGCAATGTAAAAGCGAACTAATCATGCTACTCAAGCATTTCTTGGTATATAGCAATGTTTTCCTTCTCATagtcatcttcgtctctATTGACAGATTGTTGATGTTCATGGGTTAATACTGGGATTGAACACGAGAGAAATCGACAATGATGGCAAGAAAGCCATTCGAGACGCTGATCCGTGCTAGGTGGGAGGGAGAAAGGTTCCAGGTGCGGAATGTCCAGGGTGAACTGAGAGAGCTCGATGTTGGGCCACAGTGACTGGAGTGGAAGCGAGAGGACAGGCATGATGAGAGCTCTGCGAGATTTCCTACTTGATAAGGGGtccttttgtttctttctctctctggCGGcgacaagaagagagagctTTTGGAATTGACATAAGGGATCACGGtgtccctccttcctttatATGAGTACGTAGAAAACCAGCCGAGAAAATGGTCTGCTGCAATGAAATACCTCAGCTAGTACTACAATCTGCTAAGGATCAGTCAACTTTTTTTATGTCTTCGCCAGCTAGCGTCATTCGTCGTGCGCATACACATCCAAACTGAAGTGCACCTGAGGCATAGACTTCTGCCTCCGATTTAGCACCGATTTCATACTATTGACTTAATGAAATCGATGGATGATTCTCACACGCGGGGCTCATAGATGAAAATTAGTTGCCATGCATAGTGAGCCAAGAACAGGATCCATTTTAGAATGTCCTATATCCTTATTTCGACGAAATTCCAATTTTTTCGATTCATTTGGTTTGAGAATCTCCTACCGACTCGGGATCCAACATGTTCGTTGCGCGTCGAAGGGCCCTTTTAAGGAAGCCTGTCCTGGTCTCTGCTGTGAAGCTGCCGGAGGCTATGGTCGTGTTCACCCTAGTAGTATAATGCGAAGGAAGATGCACGGACTTGATAAAGTATTCGCAGGTCCCGCCGACAATCTAATTCCGCATGTCAGCATCTCCACAATGTACCAGGATGAGATAGGGACGCATACGAGGTCAGACTTCTCCATCCAGTTTTTTAGTCTTtcatttctctcctttttggTTTCCTGCGGCACGTCATccaacaagctcttctcttgTTCGCAAACGATTTTGCCATCGGCCGCTTGTGCTAAACTGGAACCAGCTATCCATGTTTTACCATAGAATACCGATCGAGGAACAATGCCTGACCATGTTGACGATTCCGTTTCAGAGTCAAAGTCCGAATCACAGTCTAATGCTTTGTCGCAGCCAAGGCCCGAAAAGAAAGGATCAGTCTTGGATTGATCGAAAAGGTCCGAGCCGGGCGATGGCGTCCCCGTGGACGACGTGACAGTGACGGCTGGGCCGACATCAGGAAGATCCTCAATCGtgatcctcatctcctccttgtccattcttttcttcgcgAGGCACTCCAGCCAACCCCGCTCCACCATGCTTGCagttttccttttttctcttcatttttcGTGAAAAGACTAAAAAGTATATTAGACATATGAGTGACAAGCTCCAATGAAGGGAGGAGTcgagagcttgaagatgaacgAGAAAGAGCTGGCGTGGATGGTACGCTTCCTTCGAACTGTTCAGGAATAACACTGAGAGATGGTTGGCGCATGAATCGACTGTGTGTTCTGTGATGCTTCAAATTTCTTTTAAGCGTTGCCTGACAGATGATGCTGCTCTTGGAACCAGCAGTCCCAAGCTTGATAGTGAGATTCGACCTCAGCTTATTGTGTGTAGTTTGATGAGGGAGAGCTGGTATGGGTTTGgcgagaaaaaaaggaggcTCAGGAGAAACAGGCCCAGAGGGGGCAAGGGTCGGGTGGTAGGGCATGAACATAAAGGGTAAGATGCGGGTTGGGCGGTTCGAAAACTGTCTGCAGGAATTGATTTCCGTTGTTGATGATATGAACGAGCTGCATAAGAGATCATTATATAACATCAAGTTGAGAGACGAAAAATCATCGGATATAGCTTGTACCGCCAAATGTTTCACCGCCATGGTCAATAATGGTTATCCGCTCTGTCGTCTAGAGGTTTAGGTGATATTTTGTGATGGGATGCAGACACTAACGCAGTGCGACTTACCCAAAGGTAGGTTCGACCAGGGTTGGCGCAGCGGGAAATACTTTCTGGAGGATGAGCGTTGTCGTTCATACAATGACCATACGCTAATAAATGAGGCTTCGGTCTTGCCCCCCTTTTTGGCATTGGAAGATTTGCACGGTCTTGCGGCTTGTAGAAGTTCACTTAAGGAGAAAACCAAGCCTTAGACTATATCACAGACGAGCACAGGTGGAGAGCATATTTCAGCGTGCGATGCCTTTCTGGGACCATGAAAGATTAGCAGAATCTCCCAGATTGGGCGTGTTTTTGTGCCCGGACCGCCGAGCTGGAATCGAAGGCTACTCCGACGTTGTCTCCTATtgcctccttccctttcggtttctttttctcatcGTCTGATTAGTATCTGGCGGTAATACATCATTAAAAGTCTCAGCACGCATCGCCCCTGGGCATCATGACTGTATTTTGGAAGAATTGTTGATTTATCACGGCCGCTGTGACCTCCAGTGAGCTTCTGGTTCTAATGGGAATTCGAAGTAGTAAATGTCGCCCAGCCCATTACTTGCATGATGTCTGTACGCCGCCGTTGATGCTAGATGATGAACCTTTCGCAGGCTGCTGGTGGTTTCTATTATATATGGGTTTCTATTACGTATGGATTGATGGAATGGAGCAGATCAGCTCATTCCCTGAGCTCACTCCGCCGCCATCGGTCGTCCCGCAAGTGTAAATTTACCCGTTTAGCCAAGCCTCAACGACTAATAGCAAGAATTTAAGCCGCAGCTTTTCGAGAAACCTCCACTTTATAGAATTACATAAGGCAGTTATTTATTGTATGAGTTGCGGATATTTTCCAGTAATTTTTTTGCAAAAGCCCGCGTTAATCGGACAATTTTGGCGGGTAAAAAGCAGTCATTTTCATCGATACGATTAACCAGCGGGGTTTAGTGAGCCATGATTATCAATGCTATGgcatcttttccacttcTTTCTTGCGGATAAAAACAATTTGACCACCTCGGGCACAACCAATCGACGACGTGTTTTACAGGCAGTTTTGAActattcttcctcgtcttctaCTGCCAGATAGCATTTGGAGCCACCTGAGAGACAGCGAATTTCCCTTGCTGCTCGTCGACCTCGACCCAGTCGCCATGACACATCACAATGACGATGCCGAAGCTACCGCAGTCCAATCTGCTgcctcctcatcgcccTCTCTCGTGACCGGGGATGAGACCAACCTCTCCAGGATTTCGAAGAAAGACCACGCTGAGGGTGTCCCTGCGAGTCATGGAAAGATTTTCGACCGGCCTGGAAGCATTCCTCTACCGAATGCAGGGTATCACTCATTAGGAGTAGTTTGGGAGGATGTTACTGTGTATGGTGCCGGCGGCGGGAAGAAGTATGTAGAGTCTTTTGAGGTGTCGATATTCAAGGTGAGTGACTACCTTGCGTACCTTGCATGACGCGTTGGTAGCAATGTTTGAACGCAGCTAAATATCCGCTACGTTGCAGCTGTGGGACGCATATTCCTTTGCCAAGAAGCTGTTCCGGATTACAACTGGTCCAACTCGACCTTTGATCTGCAACTTCTCTGGCGTGGCCGATGAAGGCGAGGTTTTGCTCGTCCTTGGTCGACCGGGCGCGGGATGTTCTACTTTGATGCGGGCGCTCGCAAACGTCCCCGAACCATTTGTTAAGATTGAAGGTGATGTGTCGTACTCGAGTATCCCTGCTCATGAGGCTAAAAAGTCGGTATTCCCTTTATTCCCGGTGTTCTAGGATATCGCTGATGGAGGACACGCTTTGTCTATAGATACTATGATGGCGagatcatcttcaactctgaagaagacgagcaTCAGGCTTTGTTAACAGTCGAAGAAACCATCAAGTCTGCTCTGCTTTTGAAGGAACCAcacaagaaagaagacaagggGAAGCGCTCGGAATATGTGGAAAGTTTATTTGCACGCATCTTGGATACCTTCGGCATGCCTCATACGAGGAACACAATGGGTAGGTGACAGCTTTGACTCCTAGCTCCCATCTATTTACTAAAGGATGCTGCAGTCGGTAACCAGTTCGTTCGTGGTGTCTCGGGTGgtgaaagaaagagagtcTCGTTGGCTGAGGTTCTCACCACCAATGCCGCTGTCATTTGCTGGGACAACCCTATCCGTGGTTTAGATTCTGCTGTTGCTTTGCACTTCTACAGGGTCCTGAGAGAGCTTTCAAAGTCATTAGGCATGGTCAACGTAAGTCCGTTATGAGGCAAGATTCGCCATATATACTGACCGATAGATTCTAGATCATCTCGACTTACCAAACCGCTCAGGATGCCTGGGATTGCGTCGACCGTGTTGTTGTCATCTACGAAGGTCGACAGATCTTTTCCGTGAGCAACATATCCCTCATCATTTTGCAAGGTAGCTGACCAGAACGTCTAGGGGCGAGCTAGTAGAGCCCAGGCTTACTTCGAAAACATGGGTTGGTACAAGAAGCCTCGTCAAACGTGAGTGAAATCTTTTTGATATAATGATCATGACTGAATGTCGTGGTCTATAGTACACCCGACTTCTTGACTGCTGTCACGTCATCCAATGAGCGGAAGGTGAGAGATGGATTCAAGGGCCAGGTTCCTCAGACCCCCGAGGAATTTGAGCAATACTTCCTTGAAAGCCAGGAGTACAAAGACTTGCAACAGGACATTCAACGGTACAAAGAACGACAAGCTCAGTCGAGCAACGCCGAAGAGTTCCGAACTGCCGTCAAGAACTCGAAACACCCTGGTGCCGGCAAGTCTACTCCTTATCGGGTCAACTTTGCTCAACAAGTCGCCATCTTGTGCAAGCGTCAGTTGCAACTTACTCGAACTGACATGACTAGTTTTGTCTACCGTATTGGCTCAAACGTTTTGCAAGCCGTGTTGGTTGGTGCTGTCTGTAAGGAACTAAAACTTTGATCCACATGCTGGCTAAGTTTACTGACACCGAGATCAGGTTACAAGCCTCCCAATAATTCAGCTGGTTCCTTCGCTATTGCCGGtgctcttttcttctgtATCTTATACTACACTATCTTCGCCCTTGGTGAAGTCCCTGCTACTGTCAACTCTCGTCCGCTCTTGAAGAAACACAGGGCCCTTGGTTTTTACCATCCCGCTGCACACACTTTGGCTCAAATTGTCTGTGATATCCCTGTCTACGTGTTTCAAaccctccttttctcggcGGTCTTCTATTTCATGGTCGGTCTTACCGTCGGAGCCAAATactttttcactttctgGTTTGTCATCTTCACAATGTACGAAGCCATTTCGGTCATGTATCGAATGATCGGATCTTGGACTCCCAATATGTCCGTTGCTATCCGATATGGCTGTTTGGCTCTTTCGGTAGTCTTATCATCCTCAGGCTTtgcacttcctcctcctagACAACGTGAGTATTTCATGACAACAGATGTCAATCTCGGTTGATTTATTTCTACAGTCAGGTGGATCTCATGGTTGCAAAGAGCCACTCCTTGCTCTTGGGCATTCGAGGCTCTCATGGCCAACGAATTCCGAGCAAGGACATTGACTTGTAGTCCAACCGATCTGATTCCCAGTGGTCCTGGATACGATAATATCCAATACCAGGTGTGCTCCATCAACGGTGCTCAGCCTGGTTCTGTCAATGTTGCTGGTATGGACTATGTCAACTTTGTCTACGGTTCCCAGGTTAGCCATATTTGGAGAAACGTCGGCATTTTGTGGGCTTACTTCGTTGGTGAGTCTCTGGAGTCTTCACAGTGGATCACAATAGCATCAGGTCTAACCTCATTTATTGCCTACAGTCTACGTTATCATGATTGTTATTGGTTCATCTCTCCTGATCCGAGAAAGCCCCGACTCATCTCAAAAAGTTTATAAGCGAGGCGGAAAGGCTATCATTATGGACACTGAGGAGAAGgccgaagaaggaaaggcagCTATGGAGAAGGTCCAGAGACCCAAGGGCTCGGGAGGCGAAGTTCCAGTCTACACCTTCGAGGATGTACACTACACTGTGCAAGTTGCGGGCAAGGATAAACCACTACTTGTAAGTATCCTTTCATCGAAATGGCTGAAAGAACAGTTTCTAATGACACGTACAGAACGGTATCAGCGGTTACGTTAAAGGGGGATCTTTGACTGCTCTTATGGGTGCATCAGGTGCAGGTAAAACCACACTTTTGGTGAGCGAGAAGGTAGAAACTTTTATATACGTCAGGCTCACATCCTTTTCTGTAGGACACTATCTCTCTTCGTAAGACTACCGGTAAAGTGGAAGGCAAAATGACTATCGATGGCAAACCTCTGGACGCGTCCTTCTCCCGTCAAACTGGTTTCGCCATGCAAGCAGACATCCACGAACCTATGTCTACTGTTCGCGAATGTCTTCAATTCTCCGCCTTGCTTCGACAAAGCAACGACCGCACTCGCGAGGAACTACTGGAATTTGCCGAGAATATCATCAAACTGttggagctggaagacatCGCCGATGCTTTGATTGGAGCGCCtggtgaagatggtttAGGTGTCGAGGAGCGCAAGCGTGTTACCATCGGTGAGTCCATCACTGTATGTCCAGGAGCGGGAATTAAACATACCCGTCTTAGGTGTTGAGCTTGCTGCGGATCCTGAATTCCTTCTGTTCTTGGATGAACCTACCTCCGGTCTTGACTCTCAAGCTTCTTACGAAATAGT
This genomic window contains:
- a CDS encoding ABC transporter PMR5; the encoded protein is MTHHNDDAEATAVQSAASSSPSLVTGDETNLSRISKKDHAEGVPASHGKIFDRPGSIPLPNAGYHSLGVVWEDVTVYGAGGGKKYVESFEVSIFKLWDAYSFAKKLFRITTGPTRPLICNFSGVADEGEVLLVLGRPGAGCSTLMRALANVPEPFVKIEGDVSYSSIPAHEAKKYYDGEIIFNSEEDEHQALLTVEETIKSALLLKEPHKKEDKGKRSEYVESLFARILDTFGMPHTRNTMVGNQFVRGVSGGERKRVSLAEVLTTNAAVICWDNPIRGLDSAVALHFYRVLRELSKSLGMVNIISTYQTAQDAWDCVDRVVVIYEGRQIFSGRASRAQAYFENMGWYKKPRQTTPDFLTAVTSSNERKVRDGFKGQVPQTPEEFEQYFLESQEYKDLQQDIQRYKERQAQSSNAEEFRTAVKNSKHPGAGKSTPYRVNFAQQVAILCKRQLQLTRTDMTSFVYRIGSNVLQAVLVGAVCYKPPNNSAGSFAIAGALFFCILYYTIFALGEVPATVNSRPLLKKHRALGFYHPAAHTLAQIVCDIPVYVFQTLLFSAVFYFMVGLTVGAKYFFTFWFVIFTMYEAISVMYRMIGSWTPNMSVAIRYGCLALSVVLSSSGFALPPPRQLRWISWLQRATPCSWAFEALMANEFRARTLTCSPTDLIPSGPGYDNIQYQVCSINGAQPGSVNVAGMDYVNFVYGSQVSHIWRNVGILWAYFVVYVIMIVIGSSLLIRESPDSSQKVYKRGGKAIIMDTEEKAEEGKAAMEKVQRPKGSGGEVPVYTFEDVHYTVQVAGKDKPLLNGISGYVKGGSLTALMGASGAGKTTLLDTISLRKTTGKVEGKMTIDGKPLDASFSRQTGFAMQADIHEPMSTVRECLQFSALLRQSNDRTREELLEFAENIIKLLELEDIADALIGAPGEDGLGVEERKRVTIGVELAADPEFLLFLDEPTSGLDSQASYEIVRFLKRIAASGLAVLCTIHQPSGDLFEMFDSVVLLAPGGHTVYVGETGENAATVIKYFGDRGAYCPSEANPAEFILGTVAPVGGTDTDWPTLWKQSDEAAEVRRKINEYTLRSNSGNIESEKAVTEVQQKSGSDAYASSFMTMTRELTIRNFRAQWRDGSFWTTQIVVLIYFGLYIGFFFYKLDHTPNNMTPASLSLLVAVQALPGIAMDIGMNYLAKMDMFLARERLGIYSWQALVTALLVVSMPVLFIGWNLLFFCFYWTVGLVGTRADGVLVWLCFMSSSVLNAGFGVLLGAVSPNRLSLPYILSLIWNLLNVLSWALVFYSGLPSPFHYFFSWLSPLRYLYSALMTGSLGNLKLECIEEDLVTFYPPSGQTCYEYAANYLVTTSGYLVDGNSTTSCQYCASSTGYDYVQQMGYSHGTKWRDWAITIIWCLSNVFFCFLFTWAIKIRPLYKKN